One window from the genome of Eleginops maclovinus isolate JMC-PN-2008 ecotype Puerto Natales chromosome 15, JC_Emac_rtc_rv5, whole genome shotgun sequence encodes:
- the LOC134876477 gene encoding Krueppel-like factor 11 — protein MLSATAEGYCRVGGMECRADLKPCIEYHDLEAAEALVSMSFWGQMSHKPRPLTPTSDSCDSIHLQGGGGAPKDLIALSSLCMTPPHSPSFPSDTSAPPSETLAPQADSCVLTSVIRHTDSLAAPPPTDPPPPPAQTPSPPLPPPSPLLCQVFSSHSGLISAFVQAPVQVQPAGGPKPILPQTPPSFAQPLLVGSAVSPGTVMFVVPQASAAPQAVMTLGNTKLLPLAPAPVYLPAGGSGGVTQADFSRRRNYVCNFPGCKKTYFKSSHLKAHLRTHTGEKPFSCHWEGCDKKFARSDELSRHRRTHTGEKKFVCSVCDRRFMRSDHLTKHARRHMTTKRASSWPAEPRDLNKGLNRGPPPALPVGVLVSTAN, from the exons aTGCTCAGCGCCACGGCGGAGGGATACTGTCGG GTTGGCGGTATGGAGTGCCGGGCTGACCTGAAGCCGTGCATCGAGTACCACGACCTGGAGGCCGCCGAGGCGCTGGTCAGCATGAGCTTCTGGGGTCAAATGTCGCACAAGCCCCGCCCCCTGACCCCCACCTCCGACTCCTGCGACTCCATCCACCtccaagggggggggggggctcccaAAGACCTGATCGCCCTGTCCTCGCTG TGTATGACTCCACCTCACAGTCCCAGCTTCCCCTCGGACACCTCAGCCCCACCCTCGGAGACGTTGGCCCCCCAGGCGGACTCGTGCGTCCTCACCAGCGTCATCCGCCACACCGACAGCCTCGCCGCCCCCCCGCccacagaccccccccccccgcctgcaCAGACCCCCTCGCCGCCGCTGCCCCCCCCCTCGCCGCTGCTCTGCCAGGTGTTCAGCAGCCACTCGGGTTTGATCTCCGCCTTCGTGCAGGCTCCGGTGCAGGTGCAGCCGGCGGGGGGGCCGAAGCCCATCCTTCCCCAGACCCCCCCCAGCTTCGCGCAGCCCCTGCTGGTGGGCTCGGCCGTGTCGCCGGGCACCGTGATGTTCGTCGTCCCGCAGGCATCTGCAGCGCCACAGGCCGTCATGACACTGGGAAATACCAAGCTCCTCCCCCTGGCGCCGGCACCCGTCTACCTGCCGGCCGGGGGCAGCGGCGGGGTGACACAGGCCGACTTCTCCCGCCGCCGAAACTACGTCTGCAACTTCCCCGGCTGCAAGAAAACCTACTTCAAGAGCTCGCACCTGAAGGCTcacctgcgcacacacacag GCGAGAAGCCCTTCAGCTGCCACTGGGAAGGCTGCGATAAAAAGTTTGCCCGATCCGACGAGCTGTCGCGGCACCGCCGGACGCACACGGGCGAGAAGAAGTTTGTCTGCAGCGTCTGCGATCGGCGCTTCATGCGCAGCGATCACCTGACCAAACATGCCCGGCGTCACATGACCACCAAGAGGGCGTCGTCGTGGCCCGCCGAGCCCCGAGACCTCAACAAGGGCCTGAACAGAGGACCCCCCCCTGCACTTCCTGTCGGTGTGCTGGTGTCCACCGCCAACTAA